One Miscanthus floridulus cultivar M001 chromosome 11, ASM1932011v1, whole genome shotgun sequence DNA window includes the following coding sequences:
- the LOC136494966 gene encoding uncharacterized protein, translating into MAEAADTAPGQQPARVATTTTASDVSASAWLQQVLALLFPSNLAAKAALFALVVALLPLLPSGQAEAPRIWELPYLLLLGIIISYGVFGQKNADDELAAAADAKLPVVVDDEVAAVEAYVSQMMQGSLVFEEQDGGGNDDGASKGGGGVQQAWSSQYLPDDPLVVVADTSGSGTNSGNTVITDTGEKPLLLPVRKLKPAAAEESAPVATPAPAGDMMSDGSSIEEEEEEEEELLLAPKAGTGYDVVREHAIPSPSSVLDADLTLSPSSPPLLPPPPPPPPPPFLGRGRRSSLLKAKARSFNEFGALSSDRSPNASLGSHSHSGAGSKQFRSRSAVQATRSAFGRRYDPVVPIDDETDDETLGDEMDAASDSSFSSDLDDDDTIKEENSCEDNGVDEDDGDGYSCDEELFELAMRPGPEGETETEVEAEVDRKADEFIAKFREQIRMQRVEPARR; encoded by the coding sequence ATGGCGGAGGCGGCCGACACGGCTCCAGGGCAGCAGCCTGCTAGAGtagctacgacgacgacggccagCGACGTCTCCGCGTCCGCGTGGCTGCAGCAGGTGCTCGCGCTGCTGTTCCCGTCCAACCTGGCCGCGAAGGCGGCGCTGTTCGCGCTCGTGGTGgcgctgctgccgctgctgccgtcGGGGCAGGCGGAGGCGCCCAGGATCTGGGAGCTGCCGTACCTCCTCCTGCTCGGCATCATCATCTCCTACGGCGTCTTCGGCCAGAAGAACGCCGACGACGAGTTGGCCGCGGCGGCGGACGCCAAGCTGCCCGTCGTCGTCGACgacgaggtggcggcggtggaggcctaCGTCTCGCAGATGATGCAGGGCTCGCTGGTCTTCGAGGAACAGGACGGCGGCGGCAACGATGATGGCGCCAGcaagggtggcggcggcgtccagCAGGCGTGGAGCTCTCAGTACCTTCCAGACGACCCGCTCGTGGTCGTCGCGGACACTTCGGGGTCAGGGACCAACAGCGGCAACACCGTCATCACCGACACGGGCGAGAAACCACTCCTCCTGCCGGTGAGAAAACTGAAGCCAGCGGCGGCCGAGGAGTCGGCGCCGGTGGCGACACCAGCACCAGCAGGGGATATGATGAGCGACGGCAGCAgcattgaggaggaggaggaggaagaagaagagttaCTCCTAGCTCCCAAGGCGGGAACGGGATACGACGTCGTGCGCGAGCACGCCATCCCTTCGCCGTCCTCCGTCCTCGACGCCGACCTGACGCTCTCGCCGTCCTCGCCGCCTCTGCTcccgcctccccctcctccaccaccgccgccgtttcTCGGCCGCGGGCGACGCAGCAGCCTCCTGAAGGCCAAGGCGAGGAGCTTCAATGAATTCGGAGCACTTAGCAGCGACCGGAGCCCGAACGCAAGTTTGGGCTCGCACTCGCACAGCGGCGCGGGCAGCAAGCAGTTCCGGTCCAGATCCGCGGTGCAAGCGACGAGGAGCGCCTTCGGCCGCCGCTACGATCCTGTAGTGCCCATCGACGACGAAACAGACGACGAGACGTTGGGTGATGAGATGGATGCGGCGTCGGACAGCTCGTTCAGCAGTGATCTCGACGACGATGACACCATCAAGGAGGAAAATAGCTGCGAAGATAACGGGGTGGATGAGGACGACGGCGACGGCTACTCGTGCGACGAGGAGCTCTTTGAGCTGGCGATGAGGCCGGGACCGGAgggggagacggagacggaggtGGAGGCCGAGGTGGACAGGAAGGCCGACGAGTTCATAGCCAAGTTCAGGGAGCAGATTAGGATGCAGAGGGTCGAGCCGGCCCGGAGATGA